Proteins co-encoded in one Conger conger chromosome 4, fConCon1.1, whole genome shotgun sequence genomic window:
- the znf438 gene encoding zinc finger protein 438 isoform X1 has protein sequence MHYWTKEVIIWRLSEERCPNTSVCLVCFRRRSSPPPQKSAVTVLDEAMKSQEQKMNQSALKGQIQNEARPQCQTKSLQFRSIAPKALPAVSAPPAVLSCQPPSALPEASAAVSPKSIIVPAQNYALMQVAGQEGTFSLVALPPSLSPQSPQQIQKGLPIPKNLKLPIPRYQPVRSKSTPEKASPGKASRLQSPTKSPLPKRRAATAVRAQPSECLESRPTVEPPEQVIVIDPGPSEIAVTTLLADNALLCPGSQLEKPVDLDKIKGEQQNLQQNMRCSSSAGSKETLVPASLPAGDRSPAKPLEEGKRFRPCLSKPASQPSNSITVLSPAVFSKAVQIIPSPPRGKLPILPYSKMKSTLLPVAKSSPKCANLPDGPLENAEVVHQKQPRQNQALAKSGGLLGAGPSASPAGKKRGRKRKTMEDILAFEAKKKRSLSFFRRRVPEKPTPASGTTAASSTGSKDRAVDISKKYRSIRPKPVLLMETLPRLVGLPALPAPENLEQEILVGQQLPGKSPESQRLGQVTVRQGPLRVAGVGSGAELGGYAFVGSRQLHRCPTCSRCFQFKHHLQSHMNSHTNSRPYVCPMCRKTYAHSGSLSTHMKLHHAEGRPRRTLRCEFCEKAFGYVGVYFSHLKEVHKVILTVEPSISQHEEDVPVLSSAPPDVDEQEEDPVELQIKCGRCQAITPTFADMKLHLLYVHGEEVQVRLKEGALQGGREAEDELVKHAAHYWRQLNEKRNMVKCGSCEEEFFSFSKLKRHVHSHHQGEPGVAPEGGGSPASEESELSARSVLAQGFRTGSAFNCILCRDVLDGKTELLEHWRSQHNCEDPSLLWTVFTAFAENEDLQQGAIV, from the exons gaaatctgcgGTGACTGTACTGGATGAAGCCATGAAGAGTCAGGAGCAGAAGATGAACCAGAGCGCATTGAAAGGCCAAATACAAA ATGAAGCCAGACCGCAGTGCCAGACCAAGAGCCTCCAGTTCAGGAGCATCGCCCCCAAAGCACTTCCGGCGGTCTCGGCCCCGCCCGCAGTCCTGTCCTGCCAGCCCCCCTCTGCTCTGCCGGAGGCGTCGGCAGCCGTCAGCCCAAAGTCCATCATCGTCCCTGCCCAGAACTACGCCCTCATGCAGGTGGCCGGCCAGGAGGGCACCTTCTCCCTGGTGGCCCTCCCACCATCACTGTCCCCTCAGTCCCCCCAGCAAATCCAGAAGGGGCTACCCATCCCCAAAAACCTGAAGCTGCCCATCCCCAGGTATCAGCCGGTGAGGAGCAAGAGCACCCCGGAAAAGGCTTCCCCAGGCAAGGCGTCCCGCCTACAAAGCCCCACCAAATCACCCCTGCCGAAGCGGAGGGCGGCCACGGCCGTAAGGGCCCAGCCCTCGGAGTGTCTGGAGAGCAGGCCCACAGTGGAGCCCCCAGAGCAGGTCATTGTGATCGACCCTGGCCCTTCTGAAATAGCAGTCACAACCCTGCTGGCTGACAATGCCCTCCTCTGTCCGGGTTCCCAGTTGGAGAAACCCGTCGACCTGGACAAGATAAAGGGCGAGCAGCAGAACCTCCAGCAGAACATGCGCTGCTCCTCCAGCGCGGGGTCGAAGGAGACACTGGTCCCCGCCTCATTACCGGCTGGCGATAGATCCCCTGCCAAGCCCCTGGAGGAAGGGAAGAGGTTCAGGCCCTGCCTCTCGAAGCCTGCCAGCCAGCCCTCCAACAGCATCACCGtactctctcctgctgtcttCAGCAAGGCAGTCCAAATAATCCCCTCACCACCCAGGGGAAAACTTCCCATCCTGCCCTACTCAAAGATGAAAAGCACCCTCTTACCGGTGGCTAAATCCAGCCCTAAATGTGCCAACCTCCCCGACGGGCCCTTGGAGAATGCCGAAGTGGTCCATCAAAAGCAGCCACGGCAAAACCAGGCTCTGGCTAAGAGTGGTGGCTTGCTGGGAGCAGGGCCATCCGCTTCGCCAGCTGGGAAGAAGAGGGGAAGGAAGAGGAAGACTATGGAGGACATCCTGGCCTTTGAGGCCAAGAAGAAGAGGTCCCTGTCCTTCTTTAGGAGGAGGGTTCCTGAAAAACCAACCCCGGCTTCTGGCACCACTGCTGCGTCCAGCACGGGGTCTAAGGACAGGGCGGTGGACATCTCAAAGAAGTACCGCAGCATAAGACCCAAGCCTGTGCTGTTGATGGAGACTCTCCCACGGCTGGTGGGACTCCCTGCCCTCCCGGCCCCCGAAAACCTGGAGCAGGAGATCCTGGTCGGCCAACAGCTCCCTGGAAAGTCCCCGGAGAGTCAGCGGCTGGGTCAGGTGACCGTAAGGCAGGGGCCTCTGAGGGTGGCCGGGGTCGGGTCCGGGGCGGAGCTCGGCGGGTACGCCTTCGTGGGGAGCCGGCAGCTGCACCGCTGTCCCACCTGCAGCCGCTGCTTCCAGTTCAAGCACCACCTCCAGAGTCACATGAACAGCCACACCAACAGCCGGCCTTACGTGTGCCCCATGTGTCGAAAGACCTACGCCCACTCGGGCAGCCTCAGCACCCACATGAAGCTGCACCACGCCGAGGGGCGGCCCCGCCGGACCCTGCGCTGCGAGTTCTGCGAGAAGGCCTTCGGCTATGTGGGCGTCTACTTCAGCCACCTGAAGGAGGTGCACAAGGTCATCCTGACGGTGGAGCCGTCCATCAGCCAACACGAGGAGGACGTGCCAGTTCTGAG CTCGGCACCGCCAGATGTGGACGAGCAGGAGGAGGACCCCGTTGAGCTGCAGATCAAGTGCGGACGCTGCCAGGCCATCACTCCCACTTTCGCCGACATGAAGCTGCACCTGCTGTACGTGCACGGTGAGGAGGTGCAGGTCCGCCTGAAGGAGGGGGCGCTGCAGGGGGGCCGCGAGGCCGAGGACGAGCTGGTCAAGCACGCCGCCCACTACTGGAGGCAGCTGAACGAGAAGCGCAACATGGTCAAGTGCGGCAGCTGCGAGGAGGagttcttctccttctccaagCTCAAGAGACACGTCCACtcccaccaccagggggagccggGGGTGGCCCCAGAGGGGGGTGGGAGTCCCGCTAGCGAGGAGTCCGAATTGTCGGCCAGGAGCGTTCTGGCTCAGGGGTTCAGGACTGGCTCGGCCTTCAACTGCATCCTGTGCAGAGACGTCTTGGACGGCAAGACGGAGCTTCTGGAGCACTGGAGGAGTCAGCACAACTGCGAGGACCCGTCCTTGCTGTGGACCGTGTTTACcgcgtttgcagagaatgaggatctccagcagggggcgataGTCTGA
- the znf438 gene encoding zinc finger protein 438 isoform X3 produces MKSQEQKMNQSALKGQIQNEARPQCQTKSLQFRSIAPKALPAVSAPPAVLSCQPPSALPEASAAVSPKSIIVPAQNYALMQVAGQEGTFSLVALPPSLSPQSPQQIQKGLPIPKNLKLPIPRYQPVRSKSTPEKASPGKASRLQSPTKSPLPKRRAATAVRAQPSECLESRPTVEPPEQVIVIDPGPSEIAVTTLLADNALLCPGSQLEKPVDLDKIKGEQQNLQQNMRCSSSAGSKETLVPASLPAGDRSPAKPLEEGKRFRPCLSKPASQPSNSITVLSPAVFSKAVQIIPSPPRGKLPILPYSKMKSTLLPVAKSSPKCANLPDGPLENAEVVHQKQPRQNQALAKSGGLLGAGPSASPAGKKRGRKRKTMEDILAFEAKKKRSLSFFRRRVPEKPTPASGTTAASSTGSKDRAVDISKKYRSIRPKPVLLMETLPRLVGLPALPAPENLEQEILVGQQLPGKSPESQRLGQVTVRQGPLRVAGVGSGAELGGYAFVGSRQLHRCPTCSRCFQFKHHLQSHMNSHTNSRPYVCPMCRKTYAHSGSLSTHMKLHHAEGRPRRTLRCEFCEKAFGYVGVYFSHLKEVHKVILTVEPSISQHEEDVPVLSSAPPDVDEQEEDPVELQIKCGRCQAITPTFADMKLHLLYVHGEEVQVRLKEGALQGGREAEDELVKHAAHYWRQLNEKRNMVKCGSCEEEFFSFSKLKRHVHSHHQGEPGVAPEGGGSPASEESELSARSVLAQGFRTGSAFNCILCRDVLDGKTELLEHWRSQHNCEDPSLLWTVFTAFAENEDLQQGAIV; encoded by the exons ATGAAGAGTCAGGAGCAGAAGATGAACCAGAGCGCATTGAAAGGCCAAATACAAA ATGAAGCCAGACCGCAGTGCCAGACCAAGAGCCTCCAGTTCAGGAGCATCGCCCCCAAAGCACTTCCGGCGGTCTCGGCCCCGCCCGCAGTCCTGTCCTGCCAGCCCCCCTCTGCTCTGCCGGAGGCGTCGGCAGCCGTCAGCCCAAAGTCCATCATCGTCCCTGCCCAGAACTACGCCCTCATGCAGGTGGCCGGCCAGGAGGGCACCTTCTCCCTGGTGGCCCTCCCACCATCACTGTCCCCTCAGTCCCCCCAGCAAATCCAGAAGGGGCTACCCATCCCCAAAAACCTGAAGCTGCCCATCCCCAGGTATCAGCCGGTGAGGAGCAAGAGCACCCCGGAAAAGGCTTCCCCAGGCAAGGCGTCCCGCCTACAAAGCCCCACCAAATCACCCCTGCCGAAGCGGAGGGCGGCCACGGCCGTAAGGGCCCAGCCCTCGGAGTGTCTGGAGAGCAGGCCCACAGTGGAGCCCCCAGAGCAGGTCATTGTGATCGACCCTGGCCCTTCTGAAATAGCAGTCACAACCCTGCTGGCTGACAATGCCCTCCTCTGTCCGGGTTCCCAGTTGGAGAAACCCGTCGACCTGGACAAGATAAAGGGCGAGCAGCAGAACCTCCAGCAGAACATGCGCTGCTCCTCCAGCGCGGGGTCGAAGGAGACACTGGTCCCCGCCTCATTACCGGCTGGCGATAGATCCCCTGCCAAGCCCCTGGAGGAAGGGAAGAGGTTCAGGCCCTGCCTCTCGAAGCCTGCCAGCCAGCCCTCCAACAGCATCACCGtactctctcctgctgtcttCAGCAAGGCAGTCCAAATAATCCCCTCACCACCCAGGGGAAAACTTCCCATCCTGCCCTACTCAAAGATGAAAAGCACCCTCTTACCGGTGGCTAAATCCAGCCCTAAATGTGCCAACCTCCCCGACGGGCCCTTGGAGAATGCCGAAGTGGTCCATCAAAAGCAGCCACGGCAAAACCAGGCTCTGGCTAAGAGTGGTGGCTTGCTGGGAGCAGGGCCATCCGCTTCGCCAGCTGGGAAGAAGAGGGGAAGGAAGAGGAAGACTATGGAGGACATCCTGGCCTTTGAGGCCAAGAAGAAGAGGTCCCTGTCCTTCTTTAGGAGGAGGGTTCCTGAAAAACCAACCCCGGCTTCTGGCACCACTGCTGCGTCCAGCACGGGGTCTAAGGACAGGGCGGTGGACATCTCAAAGAAGTACCGCAGCATAAGACCCAAGCCTGTGCTGTTGATGGAGACTCTCCCACGGCTGGTGGGACTCCCTGCCCTCCCGGCCCCCGAAAACCTGGAGCAGGAGATCCTGGTCGGCCAACAGCTCCCTGGAAAGTCCCCGGAGAGTCAGCGGCTGGGTCAGGTGACCGTAAGGCAGGGGCCTCTGAGGGTGGCCGGGGTCGGGTCCGGGGCGGAGCTCGGCGGGTACGCCTTCGTGGGGAGCCGGCAGCTGCACCGCTGTCCCACCTGCAGCCGCTGCTTCCAGTTCAAGCACCACCTCCAGAGTCACATGAACAGCCACACCAACAGCCGGCCTTACGTGTGCCCCATGTGTCGAAAGACCTACGCCCACTCGGGCAGCCTCAGCACCCACATGAAGCTGCACCACGCCGAGGGGCGGCCCCGCCGGACCCTGCGCTGCGAGTTCTGCGAGAAGGCCTTCGGCTATGTGGGCGTCTACTTCAGCCACCTGAAGGAGGTGCACAAGGTCATCCTGACGGTGGAGCCGTCCATCAGCCAACACGAGGAGGACGTGCCAGTTCTGAG CTCGGCACCGCCAGATGTGGACGAGCAGGAGGAGGACCCCGTTGAGCTGCAGATCAAGTGCGGACGCTGCCAGGCCATCACTCCCACTTTCGCCGACATGAAGCTGCACCTGCTGTACGTGCACGGTGAGGAGGTGCAGGTCCGCCTGAAGGAGGGGGCGCTGCAGGGGGGCCGCGAGGCCGAGGACGAGCTGGTCAAGCACGCCGCCCACTACTGGAGGCAGCTGAACGAGAAGCGCAACATGGTCAAGTGCGGCAGCTGCGAGGAGGagttcttctccttctccaagCTCAAGAGACACGTCCACtcccaccaccagggggagccggGGGTGGCCCCAGAGGGGGGTGGGAGTCCCGCTAGCGAGGAGTCCGAATTGTCGGCCAGGAGCGTTCTGGCTCAGGGGTTCAGGACTGGCTCGGCCTTCAACTGCATCCTGTGCAGAGACGTCTTGGACGGCAAGACGGAGCTTCTGGAGCACTGGAGGAGTCAGCACAACTGCGAGGACCCGTCCTTGCTGTGGACCGTGTTTACcgcgtttgcagagaatgaggatctccagcagggggcgataGTCTGA
- the znf438 gene encoding zinc finger protein 438 isoform X2: MKKPICDPDKIPERKSAVTVLDEAMKSQEQKMNQSALKGQIQNEARPQCQTKSLQFRSIAPKALPAVSAPPAVLSCQPPSALPEASAAVSPKSIIVPAQNYALMQVAGQEGTFSLVALPPSLSPQSPQQIQKGLPIPKNLKLPIPRYQPVRSKSTPEKASPGKASRLQSPTKSPLPKRRAATAVRAQPSECLESRPTVEPPEQVIVIDPGPSEIAVTTLLADNALLCPGSQLEKPVDLDKIKGEQQNLQQNMRCSSSAGSKETLVPASLPAGDRSPAKPLEEGKRFRPCLSKPASQPSNSITVLSPAVFSKAVQIIPSPPRGKLPILPYSKMKSTLLPVAKSSPKCANLPDGPLENAEVVHQKQPRQNQALAKSGGLLGAGPSASPAGKKRGRKRKTMEDILAFEAKKKRSLSFFRRRVPEKPTPASGTTAASSTGSKDRAVDISKKYRSIRPKPVLLMETLPRLVGLPALPAPENLEQEILVGQQLPGKSPESQRLGQVTVRQGPLRVAGVGSGAELGGYAFVGSRQLHRCPTCSRCFQFKHHLQSHMNSHTNSRPYVCPMCRKTYAHSGSLSTHMKLHHAEGRPRRTLRCEFCEKAFGYVGVYFSHLKEVHKVILTVEPSISQHEEDVPVLSSAPPDVDEQEEDPVELQIKCGRCQAITPTFADMKLHLLYVHGEEVQVRLKEGALQGGREAEDELVKHAAHYWRQLNEKRNMVKCGSCEEEFFSFSKLKRHVHSHHQGEPGVAPEGGGSPASEESELSARSVLAQGFRTGSAFNCILCRDVLDGKTELLEHWRSQHNCEDPSLLWTVFTAFAENEDLQQGAIV; encoded by the exons gaaatctgcgGTGACTGTACTGGATGAAGCCATGAAGAGTCAGGAGCAGAAGATGAACCAGAGCGCATTGAAAGGCCAAATACAAA ATGAAGCCAGACCGCAGTGCCAGACCAAGAGCCTCCAGTTCAGGAGCATCGCCCCCAAAGCACTTCCGGCGGTCTCGGCCCCGCCCGCAGTCCTGTCCTGCCAGCCCCCCTCTGCTCTGCCGGAGGCGTCGGCAGCCGTCAGCCCAAAGTCCATCATCGTCCCTGCCCAGAACTACGCCCTCATGCAGGTGGCCGGCCAGGAGGGCACCTTCTCCCTGGTGGCCCTCCCACCATCACTGTCCCCTCAGTCCCCCCAGCAAATCCAGAAGGGGCTACCCATCCCCAAAAACCTGAAGCTGCCCATCCCCAGGTATCAGCCGGTGAGGAGCAAGAGCACCCCGGAAAAGGCTTCCCCAGGCAAGGCGTCCCGCCTACAAAGCCCCACCAAATCACCCCTGCCGAAGCGGAGGGCGGCCACGGCCGTAAGGGCCCAGCCCTCGGAGTGTCTGGAGAGCAGGCCCACAGTGGAGCCCCCAGAGCAGGTCATTGTGATCGACCCTGGCCCTTCTGAAATAGCAGTCACAACCCTGCTGGCTGACAATGCCCTCCTCTGTCCGGGTTCCCAGTTGGAGAAACCCGTCGACCTGGACAAGATAAAGGGCGAGCAGCAGAACCTCCAGCAGAACATGCGCTGCTCCTCCAGCGCGGGGTCGAAGGAGACACTGGTCCCCGCCTCATTACCGGCTGGCGATAGATCCCCTGCCAAGCCCCTGGAGGAAGGGAAGAGGTTCAGGCCCTGCCTCTCGAAGCCTGCCAGCCAGCCCTCCAACAGCATCACCGtactctctcctgctgtcttCAGCAAGGCAGTCCAAATAATCCCCTCACCACCCAGGGGAAAACTTCCCATCCTGCCCTACTCAAAGATGAAAAGCACCCTCTTACCGGTGGCTAAATCCAGCCCTAAATGTGCCAACCTCCCCGACGGGCCCTTGGAGAATGCCGAAGTGGTCCATCAAAAGCAGCCACGGCAAAACCAGGCTCTGGCTAAGAGTGGTGGCTTGCTGGGAGCAGGGCCATCCGCTTCGCCAGCTGGGAAGAAGAGGGGAAGGAAGAGGAAGACTATGGAGGACATCCTGGCCTTTGAGGCCAAGAAGAAGAGGTCCCTGTCCTTCTTTAGGAGGAGGGTTCCTGAAAAACCAACCCCGGCTTCTGGCACCACTGCTGCGTCCAGCACGGGGTCTAAGGACAGGGCGGTGGACATCTCAAAGAAGTACCGCAGCATAAGACCCAAGCCTGTGCTGTTGATGGAGACTCTCCCACGGCTGGTGGGACTCCCTGCCCTCCCGGCCCCCGAAAACCTGGAGCAGGAGATCCTGGTCGGCCAACAGCTCCCTGGAAAGTCCCCGGAGAGTCAGCGGCTGGGTCAGGTGACCGTAAGGCAGGGGCCTCTGAGGGTGGCCGGGGTCGGGTCCGGGGCGGAGCTCGGCGGGTACGCCTTCGTGGGGAGCCGGCAGCTGCACCGCTGTCCCACCTGCAGCCGCTGCTTCCAGTTCAAGCACCACCTCCAGAGTCACATGAACAGCCACACCAACAGCCGGCCTTACGTGTGCCCCATGTGTCGAAAGACCTACGCCCACTCGGGCAGCCTCAGCACCCACATGAAGCTGCACCACGCCGAGGGGCGGCCCCGCCGGACCCTGCGCTGCGAGTTCTGCGAGAAGGCCTTCGGCTATGTGGGCGTCTACTTCAGCCACCTGAAGGAGGTGCACAAGGTCATCCTGACGGTGGAGCCGTCCATCAGCCAACACGAGGAGGACGTGCCAGTTCTGAG CTCGGCACCGCCAGATGTGGACGAGCAGGAGGAGGACCCCGTTGAGCTGCAGATCAAGTGCGGACGCTGCCAGGCCATCACTCCCACTTTCGCCGACATGAAGCTGCACCTGCTGTACGTGCACGGTGAGGAGGTGCAGGTCCGCCTGAAGGAGGGGGCGCTGCAGGGGGGCCGCGAGGCCGAGGACGAGCTGGTCAAGCACGCCGCCCACTACTGGAGGCAGCTGAACGAGAAGCGCAACATGGTCAAGTGCGGCAGCTGCGAGGAGGagttcttctccttctccaagCTCAAGAGACACGTCCACtcccaccaccagggggagccggGGGTGGCCCCAGAGGGGGGTGGGAGTCCCGCTAGCGAGGAGTCCGAATTGTCGGCCAGGAGCGTTCTGGCTCAGGGGTTCAGGACTGGCTCGGCCTTCAACTGCATCCTGTGCAGAGACGTCTTGGACGGCAAGACGGAGCTTCTGGAGCACTGGAGGAGTCAGCACAACTGCGAGGACCCGTCCTTGCTGTGGACCGTGTTTACcgcgtttgcagagaatgaggatctccagcagggggcgataGTCTGA